The following coding sequences lie in one Lolium perenne isolate Kyuss_39 chromosome 2, Kyuss_2.0, whole genome shotgun sequence genomic window:
- the LOC127335220 gene encoding antimicrobial ginkbilobin-2-like protein: protein MVQIVRINFLVLVTASSATSELSGSLLKCYQAPPGTNNTALFAEALLPLLGALPSVAAPTGFASLRSGGTSRDRAFARALCFGDSTPPADCLRCLSDAARNVTAGCGTSRLAGIWTDGCFVAYGTADTSADAFRSRAIISLGSDVTRVTNASEPDLRRLADVALSLAPRAAANGPRMLATADATAVSNNYAWRSTVRVLAQCARDRAPAECLRCLQGSAREVGRCCWGLDPWRGGVAAAVVGFDCYLRFEVATAKVALPELIWLAMKDNPVFVVVCFVATFYLAAVLAVLVLITRANKMKPALQALEEEIAALQAQIKAVHLQLAAQTN from the exons ATGGTCCAGATTGTCA GAATTAACTTTCTGGTTCTCGTCACCGCTTCTTCTGCCACCTCGGAGTTGTCCGGCAGCTTGCTCAAGTGCTACCAGGCGCCTCCGGGCACCAACAACACCGCGCTTTTCGCAGAGGCGCTGCTCCCGCTCCTCGGCGCGCTCCCCTCCGTCGCCGCGCCGACGGGGTTCGCCTCCCTCCGATCCGGCGGCACCAGCCGCGACCGCGCGTTCGCTCGGgccctctgcttcggcgactccactCCCCCGGCCGACTGCCTACGGTGCCTCTCCGACGCCGCAAGGAACGTCACCGCCGGCTGCGGCACCAGCCGGCTCGCGGGCATCTGGACCGACGGCTGCTTCGTAGCCTACGGCACCGCCGACACCAGCGCCGACGCCTTCCGCTCGCGTGCCATCATCTCCCTCGGGTCCGACGTCACGCGGGTGACCAACGCCTCGGAGCCCGACCTCCGGAGGCTCGCCGACGTCGCGCTGTCCCtggcgccgcgcgccgccgcgaaCGGGCCGCGGATGCTGGCCACGGCGGACGCGACGGCCGTGTCGAACAACTACGCGTGGAGGAGCACGGTGCGCGTGCTGGCGCAGTGCGCGAGGGACCGCGCGCCCGCGGAGTGCCTCCGGTGCCTCCAGGGCTCGGCGCGCGAGGTGGGCAGGTGCTGCTGGGGCCTCGACCCGTGGCgcgggggcgtggcggcggccgtGGTCGGCTTCGACTGCTACCTCCGCTTCGAGGTCGCCACTGCAAAGGTGGCGCTGCCAGAGTTGATCT GGCTGGCAATGAAGGATAATCCAGTGTTCGTGGTCGTGTGCTTCGTCGCGACCTTCTACCTGGCAGCCGTGCTTGCGGTTTTGGTGCTCATTACAAGAGCAAACAAAATGAAACCAGCTCTACAAGCCCTAGAGGAGGAGATTGCAGCCCTTCAGGCTCAAATCAAGGCCGTCCACCTGCAGCTAGCGGCACAGACTAATTAA